One Natrinema marinum genomic window carries:
- a CDS encoding YeaH/YhbH family protein — MGLRDDLERFREVGEERREDLADFIQYGDLGQSRPGEINIPVKIISLPEFEYDQRDQGGVGQGEGGTPQPGQPVGQPQPQPGDDDGEDGEPGEEGGEHEYYEMDPEEFAEELDEELGLDLDPKGKKVIEEKEGPFTDLTRTGPNSTLDFERMFKEGLKRKLAMDFDEEFLRELCKVEGISPRDVFEWARGENLPVSMAWVEEAYDDVPDEERGTWASIEEVENNVEREDVQQKIRREGIDHVPFRREDERYRHPEIIEEKEKNVVVVNIRDVSGSMREKKRELVERTFTPLDWYLQGKYDNAEFVYIAHDADAWEVERDEFFGIRSGGGTKISSAYELAAQLLEEYPWSDWNRYVFAAGDSENSSNDTGERVIPLMEEIPANLHAYVETQPSGNAINATHAEELERHFGTDADEVAVAYVNGESDVTDAIYDILSTEGEQDE, encoded by the coding sequence ATGGGACTGAGAGACGACCTCGAGCGATTCCGCGAAGTCGGCGAAGAGCGCCGCGAGGACCTCGCCGACTTCATCCAGTACGGCGACCTCGGCCAGAGTCGGCCGGGCGAGATCAACATCCCCGTCAAGATCATCTCGCTGCCGGAGTTCGAGTACGACCAGCGCGACCAGGGCGGGGTCGGGCAGGGCGAGGGCGGGACGCCCCAGCCGGGCCAGCCGGTCGGTCAGCCACAGCCCCAGCCGGGCGACGACGACGGCGAAGACGGCGAACCCGGCGAGGAAGGCGGCGAGCACGAGTACTACGAGATGGATCCCGAGGAGTTCGCCGAGGAGCTCGACGAGGAACTCGGGCTCGACCTCGATCCGAAGGGCAAGAAGGTCATCGAGGAGAAGGAAGGGCCCTTTACTGACCTCACCCGGACCGGCCCGAACAGCACGCTCGACTTCGAGCGGATGTTCAAGGAGGGACTCAAGCGCAAGCTCGCGATGGACTTCGACGAGGAGTTCCTGCGGGAACTGTGCAAGGTCGAAGGGATCTCCCCGCGCGACGTCTTCGAGTGGGCCCGCGGGGAGAACCTCCCGGTGTCGATGGCCTGGGTCGAAGAGGCCTACGACGACGTTCCAGACGAGGAACGGGGTACATGGGCCTCGATCGAGGAGGTCGAGAATAACGTCGAGCGCGAGGACGTCCAGCAGAAGATCCGTCGGGAGGGGATCGATCACGTCCCCTTCCGCCGAGAGGACGAGCGCTACCGCCACCCCGAGATCATCGAGGAAAAAGAGAAGAACGTCGTGGTCGTCAACATCCGCGACGTCTCCGGCTCGATGCGCGAGAAAAAGCGCGAACTCGTCGAGCGGACCTTCACACCGCTTGATTGGTACCTGCAGGGCAAGTACGACAACGCCGAGTTCGTCTACATCGCCCACGACGCCGACGCCTGGGAGGTCGAGCGCGACGAGTTCTTCGGCATCCGCAGCGGCGGCGGCACCAAGATCTCGAGCGCGTACGAACTCGCCGCACAGTTGTTAGAGGAGTACCCGTGGAGTGACTGGAACCGCTACGTCTTCGCCGCGGGCGACTCCGAGAACTCGAGCAACGACACCGGCGAGCGCGTGATCCCGCTGATGGAGGAGATTCCGGCGAACCTCCACGCCTACGTGGAGACCCAGCCCAGCGGCAACGCGATCAACGCGACCCACGCCGAGGAACTCGAGCGCCACTTCGGTACCGACGCCGACGAGGTGGCGGTCGCGTACGTCAACGGCGAGTCGGACGTGACCGACGCGATCTACGACATCCTCTCGACGGAGGGCGAGCAAGATGAGTAA
- a CDS encoding PrkA family serine protein kinase — protein MTGDDYVTEADRALEETYEEPMTLATYVDRIFENPSIASHASKYLLEAIEAAGTRTVVEEGEEKERYRFFDDPHNDGEHAILGNTEVLNGFVDDLRSIAAGRAKDEKIIWFEGPTATGKSELKRCLVNGLREYSKTPAGRRYTVEWNVTTADAGERGLSYGGDATAGDDQNWYESPVQAHPLSVFPEKVREDLLAELNDELDDHVPVQVDAQLDPFSREAYDYLEERYRREGEEALFSAITDENHLRVKNYVVDLGQGVGVLHSEDDGPPKERLVGSWMHGMLQELDSRGRKNPQAFSYDGVLSQGNGVLTIVEDAAQHADLLQKLLNVPDEQSVKLDKGIGMDVDSQLLIISNPDLEAQLNQHSDRNGMDPLKALKRRLDKHRFGYLTNLSLETELIRRELTNETAVWEATSYDELAERIRAPVTVAVKNRGGETRVQEFAPHAIEAAALYAVVTRLDEEHLPNGLDLVDKALIYDQGYLQEGDTRREKEGFDFDGDSNDGDHGVPVTYTRDTLAELLQADRDRHHADLAVEDVVMPRDVLNAMVEGLADAPVFSTGERSEFENRVVPVKNYIYDQQESDVIEAIMHDKRVDEETVAEYVEHVYAWETDEPLHNDRGERVEPDPLKMKLFEVEHLGRFTEDEYEGNLPRESVRNFRREKVITSLNRHAWEHRNEDFSVEDVDLTAIPVIKTVLESHDWDDVERTFEDFDPRQWDDPPSGTETAAVKADTIATMVDLFGYTEASAELTSRHVMGQVSYRWD, from the coding sequence ATGACCGGCGACGACTACGTCACCGAAGCCGATCGGGCGCTCGAGGAGACCTACGAGGAGCCGATGACCCTCGCCACCTACGTCGATCGGATCTTCGAGAACCCCTCGATCGCATCCCACGCGTCGAAGTACCTGCTCGAGGCGATCGAGGCCGCCGGCACCCGCACGGTGGTCGAGGAGGGTGAGGAGAAAGAACGCTACCGCTTCTTCGACGATCCGCACAACGACGGCGAACACGCCATCCTCGGCAATACCGAGGTGCTAAACGGATTCGTCGACGACCTGCGGTCGATCGCCGCGGGTCGGGCGAAAGACGAGAAGATCATCTGGTTCGAGGGGCCGACGGCGACCGGCAAATCCGAACTCAAGCGCTGCCTGGTCAACGGGCTACGCGAGTACTCGAAGACGCCGGCGGGGCGACGCTACACCGTCGAGTGGAACGTCACGACGGCCGACGCCGGCGAGCGCGGGCTGAGCTACGGCGGCGACGCCACCGCAGGCGACGACCAGAACTGGTACGAGAGCCCCGTCCAGGCGCATCCGCTGTCGGTGTTCCCCGAGAAAGTCCGAGAGGACCTGCTCGCCGAACTCAACGACGAACTCGACGACCACGTCCCCGTCCAGGTCGACGCACAGCTCGACCCGTTCTCTCGGGAAGCGTACGATTATCTCGAGGAGCGCTACCGCCGGGAGGGCGAGGAGGCACTGTTCTCGGCGATCACCGACGAGAACCACCTCCGCGTGAAGAACTACGTCGTCGACCTCGGTCAGGGTGTCGGCGTCCTCCACTCGGAGGACGACGGGCCGCCGAAAGAGCGCCTCGTCGGCTCGTGGATGCACGGGATGCTCCAGGAACTCGACTCGCGCGGGCGAAAGAACCCGCAGGCGTTCAGTTACGACGGCGTGCTCTCGCAGGGCAACGGCGTTCTCACGATCGTCGAGGACGCGGCCCAGCACGCCGACTTGCTCCAGAAGCTGCTGAACGTCCCGGACGAGCAGTCCGTCAAACTCGACAAGGGAATCGGCATGGACGTCGACAGCCAGCTACTGATCATCTCGAACCCCGATCTCGAGGCCCAGCTCAACCAGCACTCGGATCGCAACGGAATGGATCCGCTGAAGGCCTTGAAACGGCGGCTGGACAAGCACCGCTTTGGCTACCTGACGAACCTCTCGCTCGAGACGGAGCTCATCCGGCGCGAGCTGACGAACGAGACGGCGGTCTGGGAGGCCACGAGCTACGACGAACTCGCTGAGCGGATCCGCGCGCCGGTGACGGTGGCGGTCAAAAACCGCGGCGGCGAGACGCGGGTCCAGGAGTTCGCACCCCACGCGATCGAGGCCGCAGCGCTGTACGCGGTCGTAACGCGGTTAGACGAGGAACACCTCCCGAACGGGCTCGACCTCGTGGACAAGGCGCTGATCTACGATCAGGGCTACCTGCAGGAGGGGGACACTCGCCGGGAGAAAGAGGGGTTCGACTTCGACGGCGACAGCAACGACGGCGATCACGGCGTCCCGGTCACGTACACGCGGGACACCCTCGCCGAGCTACTCCAGGCCGATCGCGACCGCCACCACGCCGACCTGGCGGTCGAGGACGTGGTCATGCCCCGCGACGTGTTGAACGCGATGGTCGAGGGGCTGGCCGACGCGCCGGTCTTCTCGACGGGCGAGCGCTCCGAGTTCGAGAACCGCGTCGTTCCCGTCAAGAACTACATCTACGACCAGCAGGAGAGCGACGTCATCGAGGCCATCATGCACGACAAGCGCGTCGACGAGGAGACCGTCGCCGAGTACGTCGAACACGTCTACGCCTGGGAGACCGACGAGCCGCTGCACAACGACCGCGGCGAGCGCGTCGAGCCCGACCCGCTGAAGATGAAGCTGTTCGAGGTCGAACACCTCGGCCGGTTCACCGAGGACGAGTACGAGGGGAACCTCCCCCGCGAGAGCGTCCGGAACTTCCGGCGCGAGAAGGTCATCACGTCGCTGAACCGCCACGCGTGGGAGCACCGCAACGAGGACTTCTCGGTCGAGGACGTCGACCTCACCGCGATCCCCGTGATCAAGACGGTCCTCGAGAGCCACGACTGGGACGACGTCGAGCGAACCTTCGAGGACTTCGACCCGCGGCAGTGGGACGACCCGCCGAGCGGGACCGAGACGGCCGCGGTCAAAGCCGATACGATCGCGACGATGGTCGACCTCTTCGGCTACACGGAGGCGTCGGCCGAACTGACCAGCAGACACGTTATGGGACAGGTGAGCTACAGATGGGACTGA
- a CDS encoding PrkA family serine protein kinase: protein MTGDIETLEQLSTDYKESMPADLRETKSFDWYLEEVYEDPKVARNAHQRVADMFDYYGTTYDETEGMVEYQLASEDPLGDGENTFYGKVIHQSIHEFVNKVKSGARRLGPERRIKLLLGPVGSGKSHFDKQVRRYFEDYTLRDEGRMYTFRWTNLCDVIQDQDPADDTVRSPMNQDPLVLLPLEQRQRVIDDLNENLDAPYTIQNEQALDPESEFYMDRLLAYYDDDLQQVLENHVEIVRFVADENKRQGLETFEPKDKKNQDETELTGDVNYSKIAIYGESDPRAFDYSGAFCNANRGIFSGEELLKLQREFLYDFLHATQEQTIKPKNNPRIDIDQVIVGRTNMPEYKDKKGDEKMEAFNDRTKRIDFPYVLSYEDEAQIYNKMLNNADVPDINVEPHTLEMAGLFGVLTRIEEPDTETVGLLSKAKAYNGEIDEGDDIDVKKLRDEAEGKAEIGEGMVGVSPRFIGDEIAEAIMDSKHRQRGFLSPLTVFNFFEENLEHHGSIPEENFEQYYRYLESVREEYKERAIEDVRHALAYDIDEIQRQGEKYMDHVMAYIDDDTIEDELTGREQEPDETFLRSVEEKLDIPEDRKEDFRQEVSNWVSRRAREGEAFNPQDNERLRRALERKLWEDKKHNINFSALVSANEFDDDERSAWIDALIEQGYSEGGAKEVLEFAGAEVAKAEMED from the coding sequence ATGACCGGTGACATCGAGACACTCGAGCAGCTCAGTACGGATTACAAGGAATCGATGCCCGCAGACCTGCGGGAAACCAAGTCCTTCGACTGGTACCTAGAGGAGGTGTACGAGGACCCGAAGGTGGCCCGCAACGCCCACCAGCGCGTGGCGGACATGTTCGACTACTACGGCACCACCTACGACGAGACCGAAGGGATGGTCGAGTACCAACTCGCGAGCGAGGACCCCCTCGGCGACGGCGAGAACACCTTCTACGGGAAGGTGATCCACCAGTCGATCCACGAGTTCGTCAACAAGGTGAAGTCAGGTGCCAGGCGGCTCGGTCCCGAACGCCGGATCAAGCTCCTGCTCGGCCCCGTCGGCTCCGGGAAGTCCCACTTCGACAAGCAGGTCCGCAGATACTTCGAGGACTACACGCTACGCGACGAGGGCCGGATGTACACCTTCCGCTGGACCAATCTCTGTGACGTGATTCAGGACCAGGACCCGGCCGACGACACCGTCCGGTCCCCGATGAACCAGGATCCGCTCGTGCTCCTCCCGCTCGAGCAGCGCCAGCGCGTGATCGACGACCTCAACGAGAACCTAGACGCGCCGTACACGATCCAGAACGAACAGGCGCTGGATCCCGAAAGCGAGTTCTACATGGACAGGCTGCTGGCCTACTACGACGACGACCTCCAGCAGGTCTTGGAGAACCACGTCGAGATCGTCCGCTTTGTCGCCGACGAGAACAAGCGCCAGGGCCTCGAGACCTTCGAGCCCAAGGACAAGAAGAATCAGGACGAGACCGAACTGACCGGCGACGTCAACTACTCGAAGATCGCGATCTACGGTGAGAGTGACCCGCGCGCGTTCGACTACTCTGGAGCGTTCTGTAACGCGAACCGCGGCATCTTCTCCGGCGAGGAGTTGCTCAAACTCCAGCGGGAGTTCCTCTACGACTTCCTCCACGCGACCCAAGAGCAGACGATCAAGCCCAAGAACAACCCCCGGATCGACATCGACCAGGTGATCGTGGGCCGCACCAACATGCCCGAGTACAAGGACAAGAAGGGCGACGAGAAGATGGAGGCCTTCAACGACCGCACCAAGCGGATCGACTTCCCGTACGTCCTCTCCTACGAGGACGAGGCCCAGATCTACAACAAGATGTTGAACAACGCCGACGTGCCTGACATCAACGTCGAGCCACACACCCTCGAGATGGCGGGGCTGTTCGGCGTCCTCACCCGCATCGAGGAGCCCGACACCGAGACCGTCGGGTTGCTCTCGAAGGCCAAGGCGTACAACGGCGAGATCGACGAGGGCGACGACATCGACGTGAAGAAGCTCCGCGACGAGGCCGAGGGCAAAGCCGAGATCGGCGAGGGGATGGTCGGCGTCTCGCCGCGCTTTATCGGCGACGAGATCGCCGAGGCGATCATGGACTCGAAACACCGCCAGCGCGGTTTCCTCTCGCCGCTGACGGTGTTCAACTTCTTCGAGGAGAACTTAGAACACCACGGCTCGATCCCCGAGGAGAACTTCGAGCAGTACTACCGTTACCTCGAGTCGGTTCGCGAGGAGTACAAAGAACGGGCTATCGAGGACGTCCGCCACGCGCTGGCCTACGACATCGACGAGATCCAGCGCCAGGGCGAGAAGTACATGGACCACGTGATGGCCTACATCGACGACGACACCATCGAGGACGAACTCACCGGCCGCGAGCAAGAGCCCGACGAGACGTTCCTGCGAAGCGTCGAAGAGAAACTCGACATCCCCGAGGACCGCAAGGAGGACTTCCGCCAGGAGGTCTCGAACTGGGTCTCCCGACGCGCTCGCGAGGGCGAGGCGTTCAACCCGCAGGACAACGAGCGCCTGCGTCGCGCCCTCGAACGCAAACTCTGGGAGGACAAGAAACACAACATCAACTTCTCGGCGCTGGTGTCGGCCAACGAGTTCGACGACGACGAGCGCTCCGCGTGGATCGACGCGCTGATCGAACAGGGCTACTCCGAGGGCGGCGCAAAGGAGGTGCTCGAGTTCGCCGGTGCCGAAGTCGCCAAAGCCGAGATGGAAGACTAA
- a CDS encoding DUF5820 family protein — protein sequence MPDSESDADGAMDRSRLPDAWTVWSRGEDGRLVLAYRPDVFDGDEFPAPCLPTLYLTHGKRTRRPGINPADTADSADWFVTLYLEPDVSLNETLRYPTRKAALERTIDLAREFAAGEVNYRALYQVPREDYFARLDELTGDDTAD from the coding sequence ATGCCGGACTCGGAGTCGGACGCTGACGGGGCGATGGATCGCTCGCGGCTGCCGGACGCCTGGACCGTCTGGAGCCGCGGCGAGGACGGACGGCTCGTCCTCGCGTATCGACCCGATGTCTTCGACGGCGACGAGTTCCCCGCTCCCTGTCTGCCGACGCTGTACCTCACGCACGGTAAGCGAACCCGTCGGCCCGGTATCAACCCCGCCGACACCGCCGACTCCGCGGACTGGTTCGTCACCCTCTACCTCGAGCCGGATGTCTCGTTGAACGAGACGCTGCGATACCCGACCCGGAAAGCAGCGCTCGAGCGGACGATCGACCTCGCACGCGAGTTCGCCGCCGGCGAGGTCAACTACCGTGCGCTGTATCAGGTTCCCCGGGAGGACTATTTCGCTCGGCTAGACGAACTCACCGGCGACGACACCGCGGACTGA
- a CDS encoding UPF0179 family protein, with protein MSTVTLIGSRLADPGTEFVYEGEADACAGCPYRSQCLNLAPGTKYRVTSVRENAQTLECAMHDGGVRAVEVEPASVRANIATKGAFAGSKASLPGPCPYVECPSHEYCEPDGVAFDEEYRIRTIVGEPPHEVCHLDRSLELVELETDD; from the coding sequence ATGTCGACCGTCACGCTCATCGGCTCCCGGCTCGCCGACCCGGGGACCGAGTTCGTCTACGAGGGGGAAGCCGATGCCTGCGCCGGCTGTCCCTACCGCAGTCAGTGTCTCAACCTTGCACCCGGCACGAAGTACCGCGTCACGTCCGTCCGCGAGAACGCACAGACCCTCGAGTGCGCCATGCACGACGGCGGCGTCCGCGCCGTCGAGGTCGAACCCGCGAGCGTGCGCGCGAACATCGCCACCAAGGGTGCCTTCGCGGGCAGCAAGGCGAGCCTCCCCGGCCCCTGCCCGTACGTCGAGTGTCCGAGCCACGAGTACTGCGAGCCCGACGGCGTCGCGTTCGACGAGGAGTACCGCATCCGGACGATCGTCGGCGAGCCGCCACACGAGGTCTGCCATCTCGACCGCTCGCTCGAACTCGTCGAACTCGAGACCGACGACTGA
- a CDS encoding PAS domain-containing sensor histidine kinase — MTLRSVPIVDRVTDAFFALDTGFRFTYLNDRAETLLERDREELIGRVMWDEFPQTVETQFPDGFHRAMDEQVPVSFEIYHTRLETWFEARAYPSESGLSVYMRDVTERRAQETTLAQHAAVVEAVRDAIITLDRNREIVTVNGATETILGADRSTLVGEHIETLTERAGIADEHAVEIGRAITDVDVRNADRRQLELPYTDPDGDDRMGEFRFVPIEDNVATVAVVVRDVTDRHEYDRVVTSLHEVTRWLLDSDDPEEICAIAVHAGSDLLDLPISGVWLLEEEQGYLEPVAGTAGAHDEFGGLPRFNPGEGLVWDVFEAGEVELFDDLETIEELYNPDTPLRSEIIAPIGTHGVLMTGSFDPNRFDETDVDLISTLVENTRAALDRAEREQVLRNRTADLERQTERLEAVAEVLSSDLQQQLEAVADALADDAAGKWEFPLAEDTVETTLDRAERLVDDVREFARNATSVGTRSRLRLESAIEDAVADSRIDEGSVVVDAAATLRADPDRFVHLLETAFDSASARAEGDVTIQIGLVGFDDGGSRGFFLLDDAVEIPPTAHDRVLDPTTDDDTAIDGLGLALVRAVAEAHGWDCTVTNGDNGGTRIEIRDVTTLERRLE, encoded by the coding sequence GTGACGCTGCGATCCGTCCCGATCGTCGATCGGGTCACCGACGCGTTTTTCGCGCTCGATACGGGCTTTCGGTTCACCTACCTCAACGACCGCGCCGAGACGCTGCTCGAACGCGACCGCGAGGAGCTGATCGGCCGGGTCATGTGGGACGAGTTCCCCCAGACCGTCGAGACGCAGTTCCCCGACGGCTTCCACCGCGCGATGGACGAACAGGTGCCGGTCTCCTTCGAGATCTACCACACCCGCCTCGAGACCTGGTTCGAAGCCCGGGCCTACCCCTCCGAGAGCGGCCTCTCGGTGTACATGCGCGACGTGACCGAACGACGCGCCCAGGAGACGACGCTGGCCCAGCACGCGGCCGTCGTCGAGGCGGTCCGGGACGCCATCATCACGCTCGATCGCAACCGCGAGATCGTCACGGTCAACGGCGCGACCGAGACGATTCTCGGTGCCGACCGATCGACGCTCGTCGGCGAACACATCGAGACCCTGACCGAGCGCGCCGGCATCGCCGACGAACACGCCGTCGAGATCGGGCGGGCGATTACGGACGTCGACGTCAGAAACGCCGACCGCCGCCAGCTCGAGTTGCCCTACACCGACCCGGACGGCGACGATCGAATGGGCGAGTTCCGGTTCGTCCCGATCGAGGACAACGTCGCGACCGTCGCCGTCGTCGTCCGCGACGTGACCGACCGCCACGAGTACGACCGCGTCGTCACCTCGCTGCACGAGGTCACCCGGTGGCTTCTCGATTCGGACGACCCCGAGGAGATCTGTGCGATCGCCGTCCACGCGGGCAGCGACCTGCTCGACCTCCCCATCAGCGGCGTCTGGCTGCTCGAGGAAGAACAAGGCTACCTCGAGCCGGTCGCCGGCACCGCCGGCGCGCACGACGAGTTCGGCGGCCTCCCGCGGTTCAACCCCGGCGAGGGGCTCGTCTGGGACGTCTTCGAGGCCGGCGAGGTCGAGCTGTTCGACGACCTCGAGACGATCGAGGAACTCTACAATCCCGACACGCCGCTTCGCTCCGAGATCATCGCTCCCATCGGTACCCACGGCGTGCTCATGACCGGCTCGTTCGATCCGAACCGGTTCGACGAGACCGACGTCGACCTCATCTCGACGCTCGTCGAGAATACACGGGCCGCGCTGGACCGGGCCGAGCGCGAGCAGGTCCTCCGAAACCGAACGGCCGACCTCGAGCGCCAGACCGAACGGCTCGAGGCCGTCGCCGAGGTGCTCTCGAGTGACCTCCAACAGCAACTCGAGGCCGTCGCCGACGCGCTCGCCGACGACGCGGCCGGCAAGTGGGAGTTCCCGCTCGCGGAGGACACCGTCGAGACGACCCTCGACCGGGCCGAACGGCTCGTCGACGACGTTCGGGAGTTCGCCCGCAACGCCACGTCCGTCGGCACCCGCAGCCGGCTCCGCCTCGAGTCGGCCATCGAGGACGCCGTCGCCGACTCGCGCATCGACGAGGGAAGCGTCGTCGTCGACGCTGCTGCCACGCTTCGGGCCGATCCCGACCGGTTCGTCCACCTCCTCGAGACGGCCTTCGACAGCGCCAGCGCCCGAGCCGAGGGCGACGTGACGATTCAGATCGGCCTCGTCGGGTTCGACGACGGGGGCAGCCGCGGCTTCTTCCTCCTCGATGACGCCGTGGAAATCCCGCCGACCGCCCACGACCGGGTTCTCGATCCCACCACGGACGACGACACCGCGATCGACGGCCTCGGCCTCGCGCTCGTCCGCGCCGTCGCCGAAGCCCACGGCTGGGACTGTACGGTCACGAACGGCGACAACGGCGGGACGCGCATCGAAATCAGAGACGTGACGACGCTCGAGCGCCGCCTCGAGTAG
- a CDS encoding HalX domain-containing protein, with amino-acid sequence MPTDTPSVLIVEDEPDLANLYAAWLGEECHVETAYDGSEALEAIDEETDIVLLDRRMPGLSGDTVLDTIRERRLDCRVAMVTAVEPDFDIIEMGFDDYLVKPVSKDELVAIIDQLLLRSTYDEQLQEFFALASKKALLDDQKTEAERRSSQEYAELKDRLAVLRVQVDDTMQELLEQDGYRQLCQDMARESVVPE; translated from the coding sequence ATGCCCACCGATACCCCGTCCGTACTGATCGTCGAAGACGAGCCCGACCTCGCGAACCTCTATGCGGCGTGGCTCGGCGAGGAGTGTCACGTCGAGACCGCCTACGACGGCAGCGAAGCGCTCGAGGCCATCGACGAGGAGACCGACATCGTCCTGCTGGACCGACGGATGCCCGGCCTATCGGGCGACACCGTCCTCGATACGATCCGGGAGCGGCGACTCGACTGCCGAGTCGCGATGGTGACGGCGGTCGAACCGGACTTCGACATCATCGAGATGGGGTTCGACGACTACCTCGTCAAGCCGGTCTCGAAAGACGAGTTGGTCGCGATCATCGACCAACTGCTGCTCCGATCGACCTACGACGAGCAACTACAGGAGTTCTTCGCGCTTGCCTCGAAAAAGGCGTTGCTAGACGACCAGAAGACCGAAGCCGAGCGCCGGTCGAGCCAGGAGTACGCCGAACTCAAAGACCGGCTGGCGGTTCTCCGCGTGCAGGTCGACGACACGATGCAGGAGCTCCTCGAGCAAGACGGGTATCGACAGCTCTGTCAGGACATGGCGCGCGAATCCGTCGTGCCGGAGTAG